A single window of bacterium DNA harbors:
- a CDS encoding energy transducer TonB has protein sequence MRNRESRFGDTGKVKKRSFLLSVVIHIVAGVFLIFSSVNMKRKENVFFVQIVDIPGVMQVINTPVGENYKTEEEKEVKKEVKEKYQEKTKISSEKKGSSGRKSSSAGEISPSSKTSSFNADEYKKELLSKIGNREISSSNTKGSSNKTNIKQEISQEDMSTLFSTSLNLENLRISNDIPSWYISLLKNKIEENWNFGNIIGDFSTIISFRIYKNGEISNLRIEKSSGYKPFDKSAESAIKSTKNIPPFPEEIKEEYLEVTIEFKKEEG, from the coding sequence ATGCGAAATAGAGAAAGTAGGTTTGGCGACACAGGTAAAGTAAAAAAAAGGAGTTTCTTATTATCTGTTGTAATTCATATCGTTGCGGGTGTTTTTTTGATTTTTTCTTCTGTAAATATGAAGAGGAAAGAGAATGTTTTTTTTGTACAGATAGTTGATATTCCGGGAGTTATGCAGGTAATTAACACCCCTGTTGGAGAAAATTATAAAACTGAAGAGGAAAAAGAAGTAAAAAAAGAGGTAAAAGAAAAATATCAAGAAAAAACAAAAATTTCTTCTGAAAAAAAAGGTTCTTCAGGGAGGAAAAGTTCTTCTGCTGGTGAAATTTCTCCAAGTAGTAAGACATCTTCTTTTAATGCTGATGAATATAAAAAAGAACTTTTAAGCAAAATTGGAAATCGAGAAATAAGTAGTTCTAATACAAAAGGTAGTAGCAATAAAACAAATATTAAACAGGAAATAAGCCAAGAAGATATGTCAACTCTTTTTTCTACATCATTAAATTTAGAGAATTTAAGAATTTCAAATGATATACCTTCCTGGTATATATCACTTTTGAAAAATAAGATTGAAGAAAACTGGAACTTTGGTAACATTATTGGTGACTTTTCTACAATAATTTCTTTTAGGATTTATAAAAATGGAGAAATATCTAATTTAAGAATTGAAAAAAGTTCTGGGTACAAACCATTTGACAAGTCAGCAGAAAGTGCGATAAAATCTACAAAAAATATTCCTCCATTTCCTGAGGAAATAAAAGAGGAGTATCTTGAAGTGACAATAGAGTTTAAAAAAGAGGAGGGGTAA
- a CDS encoding biopolymer transporter ExbD has translation MNNYFDNKNSSILSNISITNLVDVALNLVIMLLMMAPLIEQGIEVKLPESSPSKVEVEKSVVITVAKDETYYLGSTKITLRDLYKELKEKKGTGISVIVKGDKDVSYNNIIKVLDIIKECEIEKVGLATQVK, from the coding sequence ATGAATAACTATTTTGATAATAAAAATAGTTCTATACTTTCAAATATAAGTATTACAAATCTTGTTGATGTTGCTTTAAATCTTGTAATAATGCTTTTGATGATGGCACCTTTAATTGAACAGGGGATTGAAGTTAAATTGCCAGAATCATCTCCATCAAAAGTAGAAGTAGAAAAGAGTGTAGTTATAACTGTTGCAAAAGATGAAACATATTATTTGGGAAGTACAAAAATTACATTAAGAGACCTATATAAGGAATTAAAAGAAAAAAAAGGGACAGGTATTTCTGTAATTGTTAAAGGTGATAAAGATGTCTCTTATAATAACATAATTAAAGTTTTAGATATAATAAAGGAATGCGAAATAGAGAAAGTAGGTTTGGCGACACAGGTAAAGTAA